Part of the Pseudomonas sp. M30-35 genome is shown below.
CGACCGCTTTCGCATCGACTATCTGGGTGCCGATAACGGCGCCAGTTGGGGAGCTGAACAGGGCGTAAAGCAACTGCGCAAGTAACAACGCAGACAAAATGGAAGGCCCAACCCAGATGCCTGGCGTCAACCATTTACGTTCTTGCTCAACGGCGGCGGGGCCGAGGTTGAGCATCATCACCACGAATACGAACAGCACCATGATCGCGCCGGCGTAGACGATGATCTCAAGCGCACCGGCAAAGGGGGCGCCGAGGGCGAAAAAGGTCATGGAGACCGCCAGTAAAGAGACGATCAGGTACAACAGGGCGTGTACCGGGTTAGTCCCGGTGATAACCCTGAACGTGGCTGCTACGGCAATGCCAGCAGCGAAATAGAAGGCGAATTCCATATGCATCCTTACGGGAGCAGGCTTTTCACGTTGATCGGCTCGGCTTCATTCTGCGCGGCACCTTTCGGCTTACCGGCGATGGCCATACCGGCAACGCGATAGAAGTTGTAGTCAGGGTTTTTACCAGGGCCAGAAATCAACAGGTCTTCTTTTTCGTAGACCAGATCCTGACGCTTGAACTCACCCATCTCAAAATCCGGAGTCAGCTGGATGGCCGTGGTCGGGCAGGCCTCTTCACATAAGCCGCAAAAAATGCAGCGCGAGAAGTTGATCCGGAAAAAGTCCGGATACCAGCGACCGTCTTCGGTTTCTGCTTTTTGCAGCGAAATGCAGCCAACGGGGCAAGCGACCGCACAGAGATTGCAGGCTACGCAACGCTCTTCGCCGTCAGGGTCGCGGGTCAGCACAATTCGGCCACGGTAACGCGGCGGCAGATAAACAGCTTCTTCCGGGTATTG
Proteins encoded:
- the nuoJ gene encoding NADH-quinone oxidoreductase subunit J yields the protein MEFAFYFAAGIAVAATFRVITGTNPVHALLYLIVSLLAVSMTFFALGAPFAGALEIIVYAGAIMVLFVFVVMMLNLGPAAVEQERKWLTPGIWVGPSILSALLLAQLLYALFSSPTGAVIGTQIVDAKAVGISLFGPYLLVVELASMLLLAALVAAYHLGRHEAKDVTP
- the nuoI gene encoding NADH-quinone oxidoreductase subunit NuoI; this translates as MFTYIKDVVYGTYTQLRSMVMVFSHGFRKRDTLQYPEEAVYLPPRYRGRIVLTRDPDGEERCVACNLCAVACPVGCISLQKAETEDGRWYPDFFRINFSRCIFCGLCEEACPTTAIQLTPDFEMGEFKRQDLVYEKEDLLISGPGKNPDYNFYRVAGMAIAGKPKGAAQNEAEPINVKSLLP